GCTTCCTCGGCCACCGGATCGCTGGCGGCATCACCCTCGGTAAGCACGGTGTACAACGCGGTGATGCTGCCGGTGGGACCGGGGCCGGCGCGTTCCAGCAGGCGCGGCAAGGCCGAGAAAAACGACGGCGGATAACCACGCCGTGTCGGCGGTTCGCCCACGGCCAGGCCGATTTCGCGCTGGGCACGGGCGAAGCGGGTCAGGCTGTCCATCAACAGCAACACGTTGCGGCCCTGGTCGCGGTGGTATTCGGCCAGGGTGGTGGCAACAAACGCCGCGCGCACCCGCTCGGCCGCCGGGCGGTCCGAGGTGGCGACCACCGCCACGGTGCGCGCACGGGCCTGGGCGTCGAGCTGCACGTCGAGCAGTTCGCGCACTTCCCTGCCCCGCTCGCCGATCAGGCCGATCACGATCACATCGGCTTCGCTGTTGCGAATGATGCTGGCCAACAGCGAAGACTTACCCACGCCGGGCTCACCAAAGATACCCATGCGTTGGCCCTGGGCAAGGGTCAGCAGGCCGTCTATGGAACGAATGCCCAGGGCCATGGAACGCACGATCAACTGCCGCGAAAACGGTGCCGGGGGTTCGGCGTGCAGCGGGTAATGCTGCAGGGCCACGGTCGGCGGGAGGCCGTCGCCGTCGAGAAAATCGCCCATGGGGCTGATCACCCTCCCCAGTTGCGCATCACCCACGGCGACACCCAGGGTCTCGCCAGTGGCGGTGATTTGAGTGCGGGTGGACAGCCCTTCCATGGAGCCAATGGGTGACAGGATCGCCTCGTCACCGTCAAAGCCAATCACCTCGGCGCTAAGGCTGCGGGCGCTGCCGGGATCACGCAGTTGGCACAGTTCACCGATGCTCGCGCCGGCCACACTGGCCCGCAGCAATACACCACGAATGCTCAACACCGTACCGTGCATGGGGCGCAAGCGTGCTTGCGCCAAGCGCCCGGACAGGCGTGGCAGCAGCTGTTCCAGGTTCATACCACGCCCTCTTCGGCGAACGGCAACAGGCTGCGCCGCAGGTTTTGCAATTGGGCTTCGAGGCCCAGTTCAACTGATCCGGCCGG
The genomic region above belongs to Pseudomonas azotoformans and contains:
- a CDS encoding FliI/YscN family ATPase, translated to MNLEQLLPRLSGRLAQARLRPMHGTVLSIRGVLLRASVAGASIGELCQLRDPGSARSLSAEVIGFDGDEAILSPIGSMEGLSTRTQITATGETLGVAVGDAQLGRVISPMGDFLDGDGLPPTVALQHYPLHAEPPAPFSRQLIVRSMALGIRSIDGLLTLAQGQRMGIFGEPGVGKSSLLASIIRNSEADVIVIGLIGERGREVRELLDVQLDAQARARTVAVVATSDRPAAERVRAAFVATTLAEYHRDQGRNVLLLMDSLTRFARAQREIGLAVGEPPTRRGYPPSFFSALPRLLERAGPGPTGSITALYTVLTEGDAASDPVAEEARSILDGHIALSAELAQRNYFPAVDVLRSRSRLMEQVAGEEHKRLAMRIRELMARYGEIEMLIRVGEYSAGSDPLADEAINRHAAIEAFLRQNAGEPSNLEQTLAHMRRVLA